One genomic region from Balaenoptera musculus isolate JJ_BM4_2016_0621 chromosome X, mBalMus1.pri.v3, whole genome shotgun sequence encodes:
- the CMC4 gene encoding cx9C motif-containing protein 4, whose protein sequence is MPQKDPCQKQACEIQKCLQANNYMESKCQAVIQELRKCCARYPKGRSLVCSGFEKEEEEKLTLKPT, encoded by the exons ATGCCGCAGAAGGACCCGTGCCAGAAACAAGCCTGTGAAATACAGAAATGTTTACAAG CCAACAACTACATGGAATCTAAGTGTCAGGCTGTCATCCAAGAACTGCGTAAGTGTTGTGCTCGATATCCCAAGGGAAGATCTCTCGTCTGTTCAGGatttgagaaagaagaggaagaaaagctgaCGCTGAAGCCCACATGA
- the MTCP1 gene encoding protein p13 MTCP-1 encodes MAGEDVGAPPDHLWVHQEGIYRDEHQRTWVAVLEEETSFLRARVQQVQVPLGDAARPSHLLTSQLPLMWQLYPEERYMDNNSRLWQIQHHLMVRGVQELLLKLLPDD; translated from the exons ATGGCAGGAGAGGATGTGGGGGCTCCACCCGATCACCTCTGGGTTCACCAAGAGGGTATCTACCGCGACGAACACCAGCGCACGTGGGTGGCCGTCCTGGAAGAG GAGACGAGTTTCCTAAGGGCACGAGTTCAGCAAGTTCAGGTTCCTTTAGGTGACGCAGCCAGGCCAAGTCACCTTCTCACCTCCCAGCTACCTCTCATGTGGCAACTCTACCCCGAGGAGCGCTACATGGATAACAACTCTCGCTTGTGGCAGATCCAGCATCATTTAATG gTCAGGGGAGTACAGGAGCTGTTGCTTAAGCTTTTGCCTGATGATTAA